The following proteins come from a genomic window of Frankia casuarinae:
- a CDS encoding MerR family transcriptional regulator, which yields MATIEALTVTPSPAVTPSPAVTPSPAVTPSPAVTPSPAVTPSPAMVAEPDQGWCARLDPAVRPDGCDRSVDPFAVGPGGAPEAAGTLTIAEAAAATGVSAHTLRYYERAGLMRDPVARASSSHRRYTVEDVRWVTFLTKLRLTGMPIREMARYAELVRAGEGNEAERLALLTEHRRRVLARLDEVQRNLTAINVKISIYQDIYQERVVR from the coding sequence ATGGCCACGATCGAGGCGCTCACGGTGACGCCGTCTCCGGCCGTGACGCCGTCTCCGGCCGTGACGCCGTCTCCGGCCGTGACGCCGTCTCCGGCCGTGACGCCGTCTCCGGCCGTGACGCCGTCTCCGGCCATGGTGGCGGAGCCGGATCAGGGCTGGTGCGCGCGGTTGGACCCGGCGGTCCGCCCGGATGGATGCGACCGGTCCGTTGATCCGTTCGCGGTCGGTCCGGGGGGTGCACCAGAGGCCGCCGGGACCCTCACGATCGCCGAGGCCGCCGCGGCCACCGGAGTCAGCGCGCACACGCTGCGGTACTACGAGCGGGCGGGGCTGATGCGGGACCCGGTCGCCCGTGCCTCGTCGAGCCATCGGCGCTACACCGTCGAGGACGTCCGCTGGGTCACGTTCCTGACCAAGCTGCGGCTCACCGGCATGCCGATCCGGGAGATGGCGCGCTACGCCGAACTGGTGCGCGCCGGGGAGGGGAACGAGGCGGAGCGTCTCGCCCTGCTGACCGAGCATCGCCGCCGGGTCCTGGCGCGCCTCGACGAGGTGCAGCGCAACCTCACCGCCATCAACGTCAAAATCAGCATTTATCAGGACATCTACCAGGAGAGGGTCGTCCGCTGA
- a CDS encoding aldo/keto reductase, translated as MRRVALGSQGLEVSVQGLGCMGMSEFYGAGDDAESVATIHRALDLGVTLLDTADMYGPYRNEELVGRAIAGRRDEVVLATKFGIIRDPADPTARGINGRPEYVRSACDASLRRLGVDHIDLYYQHRVDPKTPIEDTIGAMAELVSAGKVRYLGLSEAAPATIRRAHAVALITALQTEYSIWSREPEAEILPTLRELGIGFISYSPLGRGFLTGTFRSAADFAADDFRQHLPRMHGDNFDANLAVLAEIEKLAAEKNVTPAQLALAWVHHQGDDVVPIPGTKRRRYLEYNVAATSITLTAAEAERLGAAGAGVAGPRYPDMSSVNG; from the coding sequence ATGCGCAGGGTCGCACTAGGAAGCCAGGGCCTGGAGGTCTCCGTCCAGGGTCTGGGCTGCATGGGAATGTCGGAGTTCTACGGCGCTGGCGACGACGCCGAGTCGGTCGCCACCATCCACCGGGCGCTCGACCTCGGGGTGACGCTGCTGGACACGGCGGACATGTACGGCCCGTACCGCAACGAGGAACTCGTGGGGCGGGCGATCGCCGGCCGCCGGGACGAGGTGGTGCTGGCCACCAAGTTCGGCATCATCCGTGACCCCGCCGACCCGACGGCGCGGGGGATCAACGGCCGTCCGGAGTACGTGCGCTCGGCCTGCGACGCATCCCTGCGTCGCCTCGGCGTCGACCACATCGACCTGTACTACCAGCACCGGGTCGACCCGAAGACGCCGATCGAGGATACCATCGGCGCGATGGCCGAGTTGGTCAGCGCCGGCAAGGTGCGCTACCTCGGGCTCTCGGAGGCGGCACCGGCCACCATCCGTCGTGCCCACGCCGTCGCCCTGATCACGGCCCTGCAGACCGAGTACTCGATCTGGTCCCGCGAGCCGGAGGCCGAGATCCTGCCGACCCTGCGGGAACTCGGCATCGGGTTCATCTCCTACAGCCCGCTCGGGCGTGGCTTCCTGACCGGCACCTTCCGCTCGGCCGCGGACTTCGCCGCCGACGACTTCCGCCAGCACCTGCCGCGGATGCACGGCGACAACTTCGACGCCAACCTCGCCGTGCTCGCCGAGATCGAGAAGCTTGCCGCGGAGAAGAACGTGACCCCCGCGCAGCTCGCGCTGGCGTGGGTGCACCACCAGGGCGACGACGTCGTGCCGATCCCCGGCACGAAGCGGCGCCGCTACCTGGAGTACAACGTCGCAGCCACCAGCATCACGTTGACGGCCGCCGAGGCGGAGCGGTTGGGTGCGGCGGGGGCGGGCGTGGCGGGCCCCCGCTATCCCGACATGTCATCCGTCAACGGATAG